The following coding sequences are from one Pseudopipra pipra isolate bDixPip1 chromosome 16, bDixPip1.hap1, whole genome shotgun sequence window:
- the KCNJ12 gene encoding ATP-sensitive inward rectifier potassium channel 12, whose amino-acid sequence MTTGRVNPYSIVSSEEDGLRLTTMPGINGFGNGKIHTRRKCRNRFVKKNGQCNVEFTNMDDKPQRYIADMFTTCVDIRWRYMLLLFSLAFLVSWLLFGLIFWLIALIHGDLENPGGDDTFKPCVLQVNGFVAAFLFSIETQTTIGYGFRCVTEECPLAVFMVVVQSIVGCIIDSFMIGAIMAKMARPKKRAQTLLFSHNAVVAMRDGKLCLMWRVGNLRKSHIVEAHVRAQLIKPRITEEGEYIPLDQIDIDVGFDKGLDRIFLVSPITILHEINEDSPLFGISRQDLETDDFEIVVILEGMVEATAMTTQARSSYLASEILWGHRFEPVLFEEKNQYKVDYSHFHKTYEVPSTPRCSAKDLVENKFLLPSTNSFCYENELAFMSRDEEEEDDDSRGLEDISPDNRHEFDRLQATIALDQRSYRRESEI is encoded by the coding sequence ATGACCACAGGCAGAGTCAACCCTTACAGCATCGTGTCCTCCGAGGAAGACGGGCTGAGGTTGACCACCATGCCAGGTATCAACGGCTTTGGTAACGGGAAAATCCACACCAGGAGGAAATGCAGAAACAGGTTTGTAAAGAAGAATGGTCAGTGCAACGTGGAGTTCACCAACATGGATGACAAACCACAGAGGTACATTGCAGACATGTTCACCACGTGCGTTGACATCCGCTGGAGGTATATGCTCTTGCTCTTTTCCCTGGCGTTTCTGGTGTCCTGGTTATTGTTTGGGCTGATTTTCTGGTTAATTGCACTCATTCATGGAGACCTAGAAAACCCAGGTGGAGACGATACCTTCAAGCCTTGCGTTCTGCAGGTCAATGGCTTTGTGGCTGCTTTTCTGTTCTCCATTGAGACCCAAACGACTATTGGTTACGGCTTCCGCTGCGTGACGGAGGAGTGTCCGCTCGCGGTCTTCATGGTGGTGGTTCAGTCCATCGTGGGCTGTATAATTGACTCTTTCATGATTGGTGCAATAATGGCAAAAATGGCCAGGCCCAAAAAAAGGGCCCAGACATTACTTTTCAGCCATAATGCAGTAGTGGCAATGAGAGATGGAAAACTCTGCCTGATGTGGAGAGTTGGGAACCTCCGTAAAAGCCACATAGTAGAAGCCCACGTACGAGCTCAGCTAATTAAGCCCAGGATCACAGAGGAAGGGGAATACATACCCCTCGACCAAATAGACATCGACGTGGGGTTTGATAAAGGCTTGGACCGTATTTTCTTGGTGTCCCCCATCACCATTCTCCATGAGATCAACGAAGACAGCCCCTTGTTTGGGATCAGCCGCCAGGACTTGGAGACAGATGACTTTGAGATCGTCGTCATCCTGGAAGGCATGGTAGAAGCCACAGCCATGACGACGCAAGCTCGGAGCTCCTACCTGGCCAGTGAGATCCTCTGGGGCCACCGCTTCGAGCCTGTCCTATTTGAGGAGAAAAACCAGTACAAAGTAGACTATTCCCACTTCCACAAAACCTATGAGGTCCCGTCCACGCCGCGTTGCAGCGCCAAGGACTTGGTGGAGAACAAATTCCTGCTGCCCAGCACCAACTCCTTCTGCTACGAGAACGAGCTGGCCTTCATGAGCCGCGACGAGGAAGAGGAAGACGATGACAGCCGGGGTTTGGAGGACATCAGCCCTGACAACAGGCACGAGTTCGACAGGCTTCAAGCCACAATAGCGTTGGATCAACGGTCGTACAGGAGGGAGTCGGAAATATGA